In Mycobacteriales bacterium, one genomic interval encodes:
- a CDS encoding Rne/Rng family ribonuclease: MADDETQDTTPAKPARKRAPRKAKAAAPPPEATASVGEGALAEAALTGAAPAADAPAPAKRTRARKAPAVPPPATAPDTPEAPAAEAEAPAKPAKRTRARKAAPAPVDATDGAVAPPEAVATPTEPEAAPTGRRRKAPPPVVLFQPPVPTEEPAPRRRRPRIVLDPADAPPPADTDEDEAEETAAADEAADDAAEQAEGGEDGDGAGPRKRRRRGRRGRGRSRSGEEGAEGDEQAEPAPAAEPAAEAEPAAAEGEPDGEGGTTGTRRRRRRKRGGGEGVVETVEDGVPTVVKVRPAREPASEVQGIKGSTRLEAKRQRRRDGRDQGRRRPPIVTEAEFLARREAVDRIMLVRQSGDTSQIAVLEDGILVEHYVTRATATSYAGNVYLGRVQNVLPSMEAAFVDIGKGRNAVLYAGEVNYDASALEGRAPRIEQALKSGQQIVVQVTKDPIGHKGARLTSQVSLPGRYMVYVPEQSMTGISRKLPDIERARLKSLLKQLKPEGAGVIIRTAAEGASEEDLTADLRRLQAQWEVIEKKAKKESAPALLHGEPDLVIRVVRDNFNEDFARLVVEGDQDYELIEGYLSTLAPDLLPRLERHQGPKAIFDAYRVDEQIAKALDRKVSLPSGGSLVIDRTEAMTVVDVNTGKFTGKGGNLEETVTKNNLEAAEEIVRQLRLRDIGGIIVVDFIDMILESNRELVTRRLKECLGRDRTKHQVAELTSLGLLQMTRKRISQGLFEAFTETCPECNGRGVKVVPQFPGAPKEPKQKNGAPTPAQVAKRPKGEPQADAEPDPVAEPVEVAEPAEQVEPAAPVEAAEAAAPAAAPPPPPAEANGSGPDGASYEDLTPPEWRFAAAPE; encoded by the coding sequence ATGGCCGACGACGAGACGCAGGACACCACCCCCGCCAAGCCCGCGCGCAAGCGCGCGCCGCGCAAGGCCAAGGCCGCCGCGCCGCCGCCCGAGGCCACCGCCTCGGTGGGCGAGGGCGCGCTCGCGGAGGCAGCATTAACCGGCGCGGCACCGGCCGCCGACGCGCCGGCGCCCGCCAAGCGCACCCGCGCCCGCAAGGCGCCCGCGGTGCCGCCGCCCGCAACGGCGCCCGACACGCCGGAGGCGCCGGCCGCCGAGGCCGAGGCCCCGGCGAAGCCCGCCAAGCGCACCCGCGCCCGCAAGGCCGCGCCGGCGCCCGTCGACGCCACCGACGGCGCCGTCGCGCCGCCCGAGGCCGTGGCGACCCCGACCGAGCCCGAGGCCGCCCCCACCGGGCGCCGCCGCAAGGCGCCGCCGCCGGTGGTGCTGTTCCAGCCGCCGGTGCCGACCGAGGAGCCGGCGCCGCGCCGGCGCCGCCCGCGCATCGTGCTCGACCCCGCCGACGCCCCGCCCCCCGCCGACACCGACGAGGACGAGGCCGAGGAGACGGCCGCCGCGGACGAGGCGGCCGACGACGCCGCCGAGCAGGCCGAGGGCGGCGAGGACGGCGACGGCGCCGGGCCGCGCAAGCGCCGCCGCCGCGGCCGCCGCGGCCGGGGACGGTCGCGTTCGGGCGAGGAGGGCGCCGAGGGCGACGAGCAGGCGGAGCCGGCCCCCGCGGCCGAGCCCGCCGCCGAGGCCGAGCCGGCCGCCGCCGAGGGCGAGCCGGACGGCGAGGGCGGCACGACCGGCACCCGCCGCCGGCGGCGCCGCAAGCGCGGCGGCGGCGAGGGCGTCGTGGAGACCGTCGAGGACGGCGTCCCGACGGTCGTCAAGGTGCGGCCCGCGCGCGAGCCGGCCAGCGAGGTCCAGGGCATCAAGGGCTCCACCCGGCTCGAGGCCAAGCGGCAGCGCCGCCGCGACGGCCGCGACCAGGGCCGGCGCCGGCCGCCGATCGTCACCGAGGCGGAGTTCCTGGCCCGGCGCGAGGCGGTCGACCGGATCATGCTGGTCCGCCAGAGCGGCGACACCAGCCAGATCGCGGTCCTCGAGGACGGCATCCTCGTCGAGCACTACGTCACCCGCGCGACCGCCACGTCGTACGCCGGCAACGTCTACCTCGGCCGCGTCCAGAACGTCCTGCCGTCGATGGAGGCGGCGTTCGTCGACATCGGCAAGGGCCGCAACGCCGTCCTCTACGCCGGCGAGGTCAACTACGACGCCTCCGCGCTGGAGGGCCGCGCGCCGCGCATCGAGCAGGCGTTGAAGTCCGGCCAGCAGATCGTCGTGCAGGTCACCAAGGACCCGATCGGCCACAAGGGCGCGCGGCTCACGTCGCAGGTCAGCCTGCCCGGCCGGTACATGGTCTACGTGCCCGAGCAGTCGATGACCGGCATCTCGCGCAAGCTCCCCGACATCGAGCGCGCCCGCCTGAAGAGCCTGCTCAAGCAGCTCAAGCCGGAGGGCGCGGGCGTCATCATCCGCACCGCCGCCGAGGGCGCGAGCGAGGAGGACCTCACCGCCGACCTGCGCCGCCTCCAGGCGCAGTGGGAGGTCATCGAGAAGAAGGCCAAGAAGGAGTCGGCGCCCGCGCTGCTGCACGGCGAGCCGGACCTGGTCATCCGCGTCGTCCGCGACAACTTCAACGAGGACTTCGCCCGGCTCGTGGTCGAGGGTGACCAGGACTACGAGCTGATCGAGGGGTACCTCTCGACGCTCGCGCCCGACCTGCTGCCCCGGCTCGAACGCCACCAGGGCCCGAAGGCGATCTTCGACGCCTACCGCGTGGACGAGCAGATCGCGAAGGCGCTGGACCGCAAGGTGTCGCTGCCGTCCGGCGGCTCGCTCGTCATCGACCGCACCGAGGCGATGACGGTGGTCGACGTCAACACCGGCAAGTTCACCGGCAAGGGCGGCAACCTCGAGGAGACCGTCACCAAGAACAACCTCGAGGCCGCCGAGGAGATCGTCCGCCAGCTCCGGCTGCGCGACATCGGCGGGATCATCGTCGTGGACTTCATCGACATGATCCTGGAGAGCAACCGCGAGCTGGTGACCCGCCGGCTCAAGGAGTGCCTCGGCCGCGACCGCACCAAGCACCAGGTCGCCGAGCTCACCTCGCTCGGCCTGCTCCAGATGACGCGCAAGCGGATCTCGCAGGGGCTGTTCGAGGCGTTCACCGAGACCTGCCCCGAGTGCAACGGCCGCGGCGTGAAGGTCGTGCCGCAGTTCCCGGGCGCGCCGAAGGAGCCGAAGCAGAAGAACGGCGCCCCGACGCCCGCGCAGGTCGCGAAGCGGCCGAAGGGCGAGCCGCAGGCCGACGCGGAGCCGGACCCGGTGGCCGAGCCGGTCGAGGTGGCCGAGCCGGCCGAGCAGGTCGAGCCCGCCGCGCCGGTCGAGGCGGCCGAGGCCGCGGCGCCGGCCGCGGCGCCCCCGCCGCCGCCCGCCGAGGCGAACGGCAGCGGCCCCGACGGCGCGTCGTACGAGGACCTCACGCCGCCGGAGTGGCGGTTCGCGGCGGCACCGGAGTAG